A part of Microbulbifer sp. MI-G genomic DNA contains:
- a CDS encoding RHS repeat-associated core domain-containing protein, with product MSKDGGAYKVYSHYVKSGESILNVKNMDSGIYKYRIKHYYVGDINGSNWVYTDEIKVIRKPNTSGSVSFSNNEGGTDRNGVFTLQWGAPQTPPKISGYHVDQCLTSCDSSGSWNRIYSSSSTGTKSIRVPSSGKIGNGKYRYRVRAYVKVGNTVKGGSWKYSTYLTVNRKPDAVTNFTQPSGGTQTGNFQVAWSAPTGAFDPITQYQIQCSKDGGSFTFNNCGDNNTGTTTTLPVNLPSGTAGTYQFRARAYNTAGWGPWTPSANYKAVSVNIPLPKPTGVSITTPESSDFGDYDISWNASGNVTAYQLQRECKTGTETCGADGWQTVQLNNATAKTYEVRGQIADKYRYRVKACNGNQCTGWQTSSWVKVHNLDGIEPAVVLTGGGTPGQMAYSTNVTRTGDAIINIPVEVAPGVNELTPSVSINYSGARFRQRKNESLPEDYLGYGWRIGGFGAIRRCVVGRPNADKILLSNSDSICLNGEPLVMVSGSKWSAGSKYRTQKDSFHLVTLKNENGRKWFEVQTPDGKVQEYGRTGDSRLKVGLSTHFGWTLNKVTDAFGNTINYTYHRDTVEGINYPLEITYGNDSDARILFEYGTRSDAPPQPLDSGDIQQEQLVLLHHIKALYNNKLVRKYKLISEDEGEIEDYRRLKYVQKCAFDANGNNELCLNPMAFEWVVPDNENPIDFNTGVSEIIDTLGQSTRFYHAMIADNSNDGLFSERPFGQGTTPVNGTPLAAVDGKYRSVVSEVWRSNGNVNGWHKTSYAYQGNGFVSNNRRGFLGYHAQRVHDLSSNIVTYRQFRLDYPYTGRIAREVQYAGVYPGSNELLAKRQLRYGNLDLSAGLNSTKYIYVKQSLDWVIENGQTLGYNFYTHLPQKANYGDHGELVGNMVKTARFALSATVPADQDFWGEVKSISVTGIKRSQETITTYSNSTSDWLISFKEAEQVSHFNGPLNRQADVVQSVVYTRFGDTNKVGTVTRFPDDANYELTTEYDYDASGNIISETVTGAGIAERTSTVNNYVDKRYPTTIANALGQAMSLDYDKRFGLVKSIHFNNRTTTIHYDNFGREKKRINADGVGFSTTREFCYAGSCPVYGDQLTAYQITTDSPITPSSTRYYDVLGRMVQQDTQAFNGVDTTRKEYNYDSLGRMYLETAPYFVGDEKPLTTYQFDIRNRITQIDRPDGSQVRTTYAPTSGAGQYMMTVEEDVLNGSGDFQETQVKTTTFNFLGDLLLTVDAVGTSERVATKYTYNGAGQLASVLVNNDASTETLFDYDSAGYQNAMTTPDTGLITSAYNALGQLVSQTDNSGQSVNSSYDKLGRLRFKEDGQGVAEWIYDPVNGIGLLGSRTYTSGGSQVYQEVNSYDTDAKLVNTHTRLQAGGLVRNYQQDYSYDSRGRMASVTDPSGSVVHYQYNGRGYLHQLTDGASVLKAFDSVNALGQAGEEHYGNGIVTTRVYNPDSGRLESIVSTGAQEIQNNTYHWRSNGTLESRIANGAGSTTKRETFGYDGLNRLQTAQTWLNNTSQRTLTTLFDRLGNIQSKTSSIASDTAVTDYQYGQAANAGAHAVSSATINGISYTFRYNQNGAIVRYDAATGDDKWISWNARGLPTEIVVGDSQTTQTPTARDRFSYGPGGQRFYRESSYWDEGQQQLVTDKTFIVGHFEDFLPGNDAEYNRIQKTRIGDTIILVTATDHAGLSINTVEYLHRDHLGSVEKITDAEGNLLLGASETLAYDPYGSRRSGDWSGDMSDSDLQALLAAQGLSTNRGFTNHEQLDRTGLIHMNGRIYDPILGRFLSPDPIVQAPTHSQSWNRYSYVMNNPLSLTDPSGFVWMEEVTVTGHYHEPDFSWLWSSSLFGGGYDNWDSFNGGWGGGSISAPISQKSQDNKKATEKAKDDQEEMEEVNVELTCEQQAAAGVPCNGDASSGSASEFASGFLSYFTGVAGTFRYAGRRQGFYGDIEKQQAELEQVVLEEVANQVLSNEFIREQAAQAAINYAKNNPHRVAGRGTAIVVVGIVTSTVGAGPGMVLGGLLGVTAVHGNSRNAVESGVDTVKGVTNAVVGGTH from the coding sequence GTGAGTAAGGATGGTGGCGCTTATAAGGTATATAGTCACTATGTCAAGTCGGGGGAAAGTATCCTTAATGTTAAGAATATGGATTCCGGTATTTATAAATACCGGATCAAACACTATTACGTTGGTGATATTAATGGTTCCAACTGGGTGTACACCGATGAAATTAAGGTAATCAGGAAACCCAACACGTCCGGCAGTGTCAGTTTTTCCAATAATGAAGGCGGTACCGACAGAAACGGTGTGTTTACTTTACAGTGGGGCGCTCCACAAACACCACCGAAAATTAGCGGGTATCATGTGGATCAGTGTTTAACCTCTTGCGATAGCAGTGGTAGCTGGAATCGTATCTATTCATCATCCAGCACTGGGACAAAATCCATTAGAGTTCCCTCATCAGGAAAAATAGGTAATGGTAAATACCGCTACCGCGTGCGTGCTTATGTCAAAGTGGGTAATACTGTAAAGGGGGGATCCTGGAAATACAGTACATACCTTACGGTTAATCGAAAACCAGACGCGGTAACAAATTTTACCCAGCCAAGCGGCGGTACACAGACGGGTAATTTCCAGGTGGCCTGGAGTGCGCCCACAGGTGCCTTCGATCCAATCACACAGTATCAGATACAGTGCAGTAAAGATGGTGGCAGTTTTACCTTCAATAACTGCGGCGACAATAATACCGGCACAACCACCACCTTACCGGTTAATTTACCATCAGGCACGGCTGGGACCTATCAATTTCGAGCGCGTGCATACAATACCGCCGGCTGGGGGCCCTGGACACCTTCTGCGAATTATAAAGCAGTCTCGGTGAATATCCCACTGCCTAAACCTACCGGTGTATCCATTACTACGCCGGAATCCAGCGATTTTGGTGACTACGATATCAGCTGGAATGCATCCGGGAATGTAACTGCTTACCAGTTGCAAAGGGAATGTAAAACCGGTACAGAAACCTGTGGCGCAGATGGTTGGCAAACTGTGCAACTCAACAACGCCACTGCAAAAACCTATGAGGTGCGTGGGCAGATCGCCGATAAATACCGCTATCGGGTAAAGGCCTGCAATGGCAATCAATGTACGGGGTGGCAAACCAGCAGCTGGGTGAAAGTGCATAATCTCGATGGTATCGAGCCTGCGGTCGTGCTTACTGGTGGCGGCACGCCTGGACAAATGGCTTACTCGACCAATGTCACCAGAACTGGCGATGCGATCATTAATATTCCTGTAGAAGTGGCCCCCGGGGTCAATGAGCTTACCCCTTCGGTCAGTATAAACTATTCGGGTGCGCGCTTTAGGCAACGCAAAAATGAATCTTTGCCGGAAGATTATTTGGGCTATGGTTGGCGTATTGGTGGCTTTGGTGCTATTCGCCGCTGCGTGGTTGGCAGACCCAATGCCGATAAAATACTGTTGAGTAACTCGGACTCTATTTGCCTTAATGGCGAGCCGCTTGTTATGGTATCCGGCAGCAAATGGAGTGCAGGCAGCAAATATCGCACACAAAAGGATAGCTTTCACCTTGTCACATTGAAAAATGAAAACGGCAGGAAATGGTTTGAGGTACAAACCCCTGACGGTAAGGTGCAGGAGTATGGCAGAACCGGTGACAGCCGTTTAAAAGTTGGACTGTCCACGCATTTTGGCTGGACACTCAATAAAGTGACTGATGCTTTCGGTAATACCATCAACTATACATACCACCGCGATACAGTAGAGGGTATTAACTACCCGCTGGAAATAACTTACGGTAACGACTCAGATGCTCGGATCTTGTTTGAATACGGCACACGCAGCGATGCACCGCCCCAACCGCTGGATTCTGGTGATATACAGCAAGAGCAACTGGTTTTACTGCATCATATCAAAGCACTTTATAATAATAAGCTGGTCAGAAAATATAAATTAATCTCTGAAGATGAAGGGGAGATAGAAGATTACCGACGTTTAAAGTATGTCCAAAAATGTGCCTTCGACGCAAACGGCAATAATGAATTATGCTTGAATCCTATGGCGTTTGAGTGGGTTGTACCTGACAACGAAAATCCTATTGACTTTAATACCGGCGTTTCTGAAATTATCGATACCCTGGGTCAAAGTACGCGCTTTTATCATGCGATGATTGCGGATAATTCCAATGATGGCTTGTTTTCTGAAAGGCCTTTTGGTCAAGGCACAACGCCGGTCAATGGCACTCCCCTGGCTGCGGTGGATGGAAAATACCGCTCGGTGGTTTCCGAGGTTTGGCGCTCTAACGGTAATGTCAACGGTTGGCATAAAACCAGCTATGCATACCAGGGTAATGGATTTGTCAGCAACAACCGGCGCGGATTTTTGGGCTATCATGCACAAAGAGTCCACGACTTGAGTTCTAATATTGTTACTTACAGGCAATTCCGTCTGGATTATCCCTATACGGGTCGTATTGCCAGGGAAGTACAATATGCGGGTGTCTATCCTGGCAGTAACGAGTTGCTGGCAAAGCGTCAACTCAGGTATGGTAATTTAGACCTTTCAGCGGGCTTGAACTCTACCAAATACATTTATGTTAAGCAGAGCCTGGATTGGGTTATTGAAAACGGGCAGACACTTGGCTATAACTTTTACACCCACTTGCCCCAAAAAGCCAACTATGGCGATCATGGGGAACTTGTAGGTAACATGGTAAAAACCGCTCGTTTTGCGCTTTCCGCCACTGTGCCAGCCGATCAGGATTTTTGGGGTGAGGTTAAATCCATTTCTGTCACTGGCATCAAGCGCAGTCAAGAAACCATTACAACCTATAGCAACAGCACATCTGACTGGTTGATCAGTTTTAAGGAGGCAGAGCAGGTTAGCCACTTTAATGGCCCTTTAAACCGGCAGGCTGATGTTGTGCAAAGCGTCGTCTATACACGCTTCGGCGATACAAATAAAGTGGGCACGGTTACACGCTTCCCGGATGACGCAAACTACGAATTGACAACGGAGTATGACTATGATGCAAGCGGTAACATAATATCGGAAACCGTGACCGGTGCCGGTATTGCAGAGCGTACATCAACGGTCAATAACTATGTTGATAAGCGTTACCCAACTACCATTGCTAACGCACTGGGCCAAGCTATGTCGCTAGACTATGACAAGCGCTTTGGTTTGGTGAAATCCATTCATTTTAATAACCGGACCACCACAATTCACTATGATAATTTTGGGCGGGAGAAAAAACGGATCAATGCCGATGGTGTAGGCTTTAGTACCACACGGGAATTTTGCTATGCGGGTAGCTGCCCGGTATATGGTGACCAGCTTACTGCTTACCAGATCACCACGGATTCACCCATAACACCAAGCAGTACGCGTTATTACGATGTTCTGGGGCGTATGGTCCAGCAGGATACCCAGGCCTTTAACGGTGTGGATACAACAAGGAAGGAATATAATTATGATTCCCTGGGCAGGATGTATTTAGAAACCGCGCCCTATTTTGTCGGTGACGAGAAGCCGCTGACTACCTATCAATTCGATATCAGAAATCGAATTACCCAAATTGACCGCCCCGATGGTTCCCAGGTTCGCACCACCTACGCACCGACCAGTGGTGCCGGGCAATATATGATGACGGTGGAGGAGGATGTTTTAAATGGTTCTGGTGATTTTCAGGAGACACAGGTAAAAACCACCACCTTTAATTTCCTTGGTGACCTGCTGCTGACGGTGGATGCCGTGGGCACTTCCGAGCGGGTAGCCACCAAGTACACTTACAACGGTGCGGGCCAATTGGCTTCTGTGTTAGTCAATAATGACGCTTCGACAGAAACCCTGTTTGACTATGATTCAGCCGGCTATCAAAATGCAATGACCACCCCGGATACGGGCTTGATTACCAGTGCCTATAATGCACTGGGGCAGCTGGTAAGTCAGACCGACAACAGTGGTCAGTCTGTCAATAGCAGTTATGACAAGCTGGGCCGCCTGCGCTTTAAGGAAGACGGCCAGGGCGTTGCGGAATGGATCTATGACCCCGTAAATGGTATAGGACTGCTGGGGAGTCGTACTTATACCAGCGGCGGTAGCCAGGTATACCAGGAGGTCAACAGCTATGACACAGACGCAAAGCTGGTAAATACCCATACGCGCTTACAGGCAGGCGGTCTTGTGCGCAATTACCAACAGGACTACAGCTACGATAGCCGGGGCCGTATGGCTTCTGTAACCGATCCTTCAGGCTCGGTTGTACATTACCAGTACAATGGCCGGGGATACCTCCATCAGCTTACCGACGGCGCCAGCGTACTCAAGGCCTTCGACAGTGTAAACGCGCTAGGACAGGCCGGGGAAGAGCATTATGGCAATGGCATTGTGACAACCAGGGTGTATAACCCTGACAGTGGCAGGCTGGAAAGTATCGTATCCACAGGTGCCCAGGAGATACAAAACAACACCTACCACTGGCGCAGCAATGGCACCCTGGAGAGCCGTATAGCGAATGGTGCAGGGTCAACCACCAAGCGGGAGACATTTGGTTATGATGGATTAAACAGGCTGCAGACGGCGCAAACCTGGTTGAATAATACCAGTCAACGCACTTTGACCACGCTTTTCGACAGACTTGGCAATATCCAGAGCAAAACCAGTAGCATTGCCAGTGATACCGCTGTAACAGACTATCAGTACGGGCAAGCTGCCAACGCGGGAGCACATGCGGTAAGCTCGGCTACAATCAATGGCATCAGCTATACCTTCCGGTATAACCAAAATGGGGCAATTGTGCGCTATGACGCGGCAACCGGGGATGATAAATGGATCAGCTGGAATGCCAGGGGGCTACCTACAGAAATTGTAGTAGGCGACAGCCAGACCACACAAACCCCCACGGCCCGCGACCGCTTCAGCTATGGCCCGGGCGGCCAGCGATTCTATCGCGAAAGCAGCTACTGGGATGAGGGCCAGCAACAGCTGGTAACCGATAAAACCTTTATTGTTGGTCACTTTGAGGATTTCCTGCCAGGCAATGATGCGGAGTACAACCGGATACAGAAAACCCGGATTGGCGATACGATTATCCTGGTGACTGCCACCGATCACGCCGGGCTTTCCATCAATACGGTGGAATATCTGCACCGCGATCACTTGGGTTCTGTGGAGAAAATCACCGATGCAGAGGGCAACCTGTTGTTAGGTGCATCGGAAACCTTGGCGTATGACCCCTACGGCAGTCGCAGGAGTGGCGACTGGTCCGGGGATATGAGCGATAGCGACTTACAAGCGCTGTTAGCGGCCCAAGGCCTCAGTACCAATCGCGGTTTTACCAACCATGAACAATTGGACCGTACTGGGTTGATCCATATGAACGGTCGTATCTATGACCCCATTCTCGGTCGTTTCTTAAGTCCTGACCCGATTGTGCAGGCACCAACCCATAGCCAAAGCTGGAATCGTTACAGCTATGTAATGAATAACCCTCTCAGTTTGACAGACCCTAGCGGTTTTGTATGGATGGAAGAAGTCACCGTAACCGGGCATTATCATGAGCCTGACTTTTCCTGGCTATGGTCAAGTTCACTGTTCGGTGGTGGCTACGATAACTGGGATAGCTTCAATGGTGGTTGGGGTGGAGGTAGTATTTCTGCGCCAATCAGCCAGAAAAGTCAGGATAACAAAAAAGCCACGGAAAAAGCTAAAGATGATCAGGAGGAAATGGAAGAAGTTAATGTTGAACTCACCTGCGAACAGCAAGCGGCAGCGGGTGTTCCCTGTAATGGAGATGCCTCGTCAGGATCAGCTTCAGAGTTCGCATCAGGATTTCTATCCTATTTTACTGGAGTTGCTGGTACTTTCCGCTACGCGGGGAGACGGCAAGGTTTTTATGGTGATATTGAAAAGCAGCAAGCGGAACTTGAGCAAGTGGTTTTAGAGGAAGTTGCTAATCAAGTTCTTTCCAATGAGTTCATTAGAGAGCAAGCAGCACAAGCGGCCATAAATTATGCAAAAAATAACCCTCATCGCGTAGCCGGTAGAGGCACGGCGATTGTGGTGGTCGGTATAGTTACTTCCACGGTAGGTGCTGGTCCTGGCATGGTTCTGGGGGGCTTGTTGGGTGTAACAGCGGTACACGGTAACTCGAGAAATGCGGTGGAATCAGGTGTTGATACAGTAAAAGGTGTTACTAACGCTGTTGTCGGCGGCACTCATTGA
- the pth gene encoding aminoacyl-tRNA hydrolase codes for MTAAPDTPIQLIVGLGNPGPEYDRTRHNAGADFVVELARHHGVQLNPDSKVHALTGRLRIGSRDVRLLIPTTYMNRSGRAVAPLVHFFKIPPEAILVAHDELDLPPGTARLKSGGGHGGHNGLRDIIAALGNNRNFMRLRLGIGHPGRGGEVVRFVLQRAPRAEQEILAEAIDRAIRVLPTAASGDWGAAMKALHTATPAGS; via the coding sequence TTGACAGCGGCACCGGACACCCCGATCCAGTTGATTGTCGGCCTGGGGAACCCCGGCCCGGAATACGACCGGACACGGCATAACGCCGGTGCCGATTTTGTTGTCGAGCTGGCCCGTCACCACGGCGTCCAGCTCAACCCGGACAGCAAAGTTCACGCCCTCACGGGCCGCCTGCGCATCGGCAGCCGGGATGTTCGCCTGTTGATCCCCACCACGTATATGAATCGCAGTGGCCGGGCGGTAGCCCCTCTGGTGCACTTTTTCAAAATTCCCCCGGAGGCCATCCTGGTCGCACACGATGAACTGGACCTTCCCCCCGGTACCGCACGCCTGAAGTCCGGCGGCGGCCACGGTGGACACAACGGTCTGAGGGATATCATTGCCGCACTGGGCAACAACCGAAATTTTATGCGCCTGCGGCTCGGCATCGGCCATCCCGGCCGCGGCGGCGAAGTGGTCCGGTTCGTCCTGCAGCGGGCCCCCAGAGCGGAACAGGAAATACTGGCCGAGGCCATTGATCGCGCAATCAGGGTACTGCCCACTGCCGCCAGTGGCGACTGGGGCGCGGCCATGAAGGCGCTGCATACGGCGACTCCGGCCGGCAGTTAG
- the ychF gene encoding redox-regulated ATPase YchF — translation MGFTCGIVGLPNVGKSTLFNALTKAGIDAENFPFCTIEPNAGVVPVPDSRLDKLAQIVKPQKVIPTTMEFTDIAGLVAGASKGEGLGNKFLANIRETDAIAHVVRCFEDDNVIHVANQVHPLSDIEVINTELALADLDTVEKALQRYTRAAKGQDKHAIRMKALLEKIQPHLNEARPLRSLGLAKEELAELRELSLLTVKPTMYIANVHEEGFEQNPHLDAVAAIAAEENAVLVPICNKLEAEVAELDDDEKQEFLHELGMEEPGLNRVIRAGYQLLGLHTYFTAGVKEVRAWTIPLGATAPNAAGKIHSDFEKGFIRAEVVGYSDFVSCDGETGAREAGKWRLEGKDYIVADGDVIHFRFNV, via the coding sequence ATGGGTTTTACTTGCGGTATTGTCGGCCTGCCCAATGTGGGCAAATCCACCCTGTTCAATGCTTTGACCAAGGCGGGCATCGACGCTGAGAACTTCCCCTTCTGCACCATCGAACCCAACGCCGGCGTTGTGCCGGTTCCGGACAGCCGCCTCGACAAGCTGGCGCAGATTGTCAAACCGCAGAAGGTGATTCCAACCACAATGGAATTTACCGACATCGCCGGTTTGGTCGCGGGTGCCTCCAAGGGTGAAGGCCTGGGCAATAAATTCCTCGCCAATATCCGCGAAACCGACGCCATCGCCCACGTTGTACGCTGTTTCGAGGACGACAACGTGATCCACGTAGCCAACCAGGTGCACCCCCTGTCCGATATCGAGGTGATCAATACCGAGTTGGCCCTGGCCGACCTGGATACCGTGGAAAAGGCCCTGCAGCGCTATACACGCGCCGCCAAGGGGCAGGACAAGCACGCGATCAGAATGAAAGCGCTGCTGGAAAAGATCCAGCCGCACCTGAACGAAGCCAGGCCACTGCGCTCCCTCGGCCTGGCAAAAGAGGAGTTGGCCGAGCTGCGCGAATTGAGCCTGCTCACCGTGAAGCCCACCATGTATATCGCCAACGTACACGAAGAGGGCTTCGAGCAGAATCCACACCTGGATGCGGTCGCCGCTATTGCCGCGGAAGAGAATGCCGTGCTGGTACCCATTTGCAACAAGCTGGAAGCGGAAGTCGCCGAGCTGGACGACGACGAGAAACAGGAGTTTCTACACGAACTGGGTATGGAGGAACCCGGCCTCAACCGGGTGATTCGCGCTGGCTATCAGTTGCTGGGCCTGCATACCTACTTCACCGCCGGTGTCAAAGAGGTGCGCGCCTGGACCATCCCCCTCGGTGCCACGGCGCCCAATGCTGCCGGCAAGATCCACTCTGATTTCGAGAAAGGGTTTATTCGCGCGGAAGTGGTTGGCTACAGCGACTTTGTCAGCTGTGACGGGGAGACCGGCGCCAGGGAAGCCGGAAAGTGGCGCCTTGAGGGCAAGGATTACATTGTTGCGGACGGAGACGTCATCCACTTCCGCTTTAACGTCTGA
- a CDS encoding 50S ribosomal protein L25/general stress protein Ctc, which yields MSDIKLNAIARSDEGKGASRRLRRLEGRVPGIIYGGKAEPQSVSLLHKDLSKALENEAFFSSMLTLDIDGKTEKVILRDLQRHPARQLLLHVDFQRVSANTKVHVKVPLHFLNEDTCKGVKAGGIVSHTLTELEVQAPAAKLPEFIEVDLANLEMGDVLHISDLKLPAAVESVDLSHGEDHNLVVASIHKPRGVVEGETEAENGETGESEE from the coding sequence ATGTCTGATATCAAACTGAACGCCATTGCCCGCAGCGATGAAGGGAAAGGTGCGAGCCGCCGCCTGCGTCGCCTGGAGGGCCGTGTACCCGGCATCATTTACGGCGGCAAGGCCGAGCCGCAATCCGTGTCCCTGCTGCACAAAGACCTGTCCAAGGCCCTGGAAAACGAAGCCTTCTTCTCTTCCATGCTCACCCTGGATATCGACGGTAAGACAGAGAAAGTGATCCTGCGCGATCTGCAGCGCCACCCGGCCAGGCAGTTGCTTCTCCACGTTGACTTCCAGCGCGTTTCCGCCAACACCAAGGTACACGTGAAAGTGCCCCTGCACTTCCTCAACGAAGACACCTGCAAAGGGGTGAAAGCCGGCGGTATCGTCTCCCACACGCTGACCGAACTGGAAGTACAAGCTCCCGCCGCCAAGCTGCCCGAGTTTATCGAAGTGGACCTGGCGAACCTGGAAATGGGCGACGTATTGCACATTTCCGACCTGAAACTGCCGGCGGCGGTTGAATCGGTTGATCTGAGCCACGGCGAAGATCACAATCTGGTTGTCGCCTCTATTCACAAGCCACGCGGCGTCGTTGAAGGTGAGACCGAAGCCGAAAACGGCGAGACTGGCGAAAGCGAAGAGTAA
- a CDS encoding HAD family hydrolase codes for MGREIEWILFDLGGVLIELSGSPLPAQKMPVSDWLLTEPARSFEKGLISPSEFAHRIKQDLKLDHTVDEILSHFEQWPKGFYPGATELLVDISRKFGVSALSNTNAIHWPRITLEFRAHDYFEHIFASHKIGMAKPEIAFFLFAIETLKIHPKKIVFFDDNASNVATARIAGMQAYLVQGVQSTLNILEGILLSSKPERCQDFE; via the coding sequence ATGGGCCGGGAGATAGAATGGATACTGTTTGACCTTGGCGGTGTCCTGATAGAGCTTTCAGGCTCGCCGCTCCCTGCCCAGAAAATGCCGGTTTCTGATTGGCTGTTAACAGAACCTGCAAGGAGTTTCGAGAAAGGGCTTATCTCCCCAAGTGAGTTTGCCCATAGGATAAAACAAGACTTGAAGCTGGATCACACGGTTGATGAAATTCTCTCCCACTTTGAGCAATGGCCAAAAGGCTTCTATCCCGGCGCAACGGAACTACTGGTGGATATCAGCAGAAAGTTCGGTGTATCTGCACTATCCAATACGAATGCCATCCACTGGCCAAGAATCACACTGGAATTTCGCGCCCATGACTATTTTGAACATATCTTTGCTTCACATAAAATTGGAATGGCAAAACCGGAGATAGCGTTTTTTCTATTCGCTATCGAAACATTAAAAATCCACCCTAAAAAAATTGTATTTTTCGATGATAATGCCAGCAATGTCGCCACCGCCAGAATAGCAGGCATGCAGGCTTATCTTGTTCAGGGAGTGCAATCCACTTTAAATATACTTGAGGGCATTTTGCTGTCAAGTAAACCTGAAAGATGTCAGGATTTCGAATAA
- a CDS encoding SapC family protein has translation MAQIKALDKKAHANLKFTQDITFDHVSGNHILPLVVQEMVQASQSYPILFVKDQNTDQFKVVALTGLRPGENLFSGSEGWNGSYVPLQVRTYPFVLVKNPEDADQAVLCIDEDSGMLSESEGEPLFDADGEQTDYLKNCAQAVVEAAQRVSVTEQFVEFLVSKDLLTQKKLTLRVTESDKPYDLTGFFVVDEEKLNKLSDEDFLELRKRGALPAIYASIMSSMQVQSLIRKKRAG, from the coding sequence ATGGCACAGATCAAAGCTTTGGATAAAAAGGCACATGCCAACCTGAAATTCACACAGGACATCACGTTTGACCATGTCAGTGGCAATCACATCCTGCCGCTGGTAGTCCAGGAGATGGTGCAGGCGAGCCAGAGCTACCCGATCCTGTTCGTAAAAGACCAGAATACCGATCAGTTCAAAGTGGTTGCCCTGACAGGCCTGCGCCCCGGTGAAAACCTCTTTTCCGGTAGTGAGGGCTGGAATGGCAGCTATGTTCCGTTGCAGGTACGCACCTACCCCTTTGTACTGGTGAAGAATCCCGAAGATGCTGATCAGGCAGTGCTCTGCATTGATGAAGATTCCGGGATGCTGAGTGAATCCGAAGGTGAGCCACTGTTCGATGCGGATGGTGAGCAAACTGACTACCTGAAAAACTGTGCCCAGGCAGTTGTAGAGGCCGCCCAGCGTGTGAGTGTTACCGAGCAGTTTGTCGAATTCCTGGTATCCAAGGATTTGCTTACCCAGAAGAAATTGACCCTGCGTGTTACCGAGAGCGACAAGCCCTACGATCTCACCGGCTTTTTCGTGGTGGATGAAGAGAAACTGAATAAGTTGTCCGATGAGGATTTCTTGGAACTGCGCAAACGTGGCGCGCTGCCGGCCATCTATGCCTCCATAATGTCTTCCATGCAGGTCCAGAGCCTGATTCGCAAAAAGCGGGCCGGTTAA
- a CDS encoding DMT family transporter, which yields MAQSNWKIGLPLALVTVFMWAALPIALKGLLEHISPETATWYRFAGAAVLAGVYYGQSRQLKLGALFGRGLLPFTLLAVVGLLVNYLTYASGLDYITPGAAQIVIQLAPLLLLISSVLWLGEHFSPRQWCGVAMVVTGLLLFFNQRLGNLTDGAEDYLLGLGYILVAAVAWAVYGFFQKKILCRATPQDLLVLIYIAGTLCFLPMADPLAVTHLGGLEWALLAFLTANTLIAYGAFSKALVHWEASSVSATLSLVPVITLLLSTLISATWPDYIAVEPLNWISWTGAGAVVAGSALAAISGPRRRPGPAPDAKENLLTN from the coding sequence ATGGCGCAATCAAACTGGAAAATCGGTCTGCCCCTGGCCCTGGTAACCGTTTTTATGTGGGCCGCCCTGCCTATCGCCCTCAAAGGCCTGCTGGAGCATATCAGTCCGGAAACGGCCACCTGGTACCGCTTTGCCGGCGCCGCTGTGCTGGCGGGCGTCTACTATGGCCAATCGCGACAGCTGAAGCTCGGGGCACTGTTTGGCCGCGGCCTGCTGCCTTTTACCCTGCTGGCCGTTGTGGGACTGTTGGTCAATTACCTCACCTATGCCAGTGGCCTCGATTACATCACCCCTGGCGCTGCGCAAATTGTGATTCAACTGGCGCCATTGCTGTTGTTGATTTCCAGCGTACTCTGGCTTGGGGAGCACTTCTCGCCGCGCCAGTGGTGCGGCGTGGCCATGGTGGTAACCGGGTTGCTGCTCTTTTTCAATCAGCGCCTGGGCAACCTGACCGACGGCGCCGAAGACTATCTTCTGGGTCTGGGGTACATCCTGGTGGCCGCTGTGGCCTGGGCCGTATACGGCTTCTTCCAGAAAAAGATTCTCTGCAGGGCCACACCACAGGACCTCCTGGTATTGATTTACATCGCCGGTACCCTCTGCTTCCTGCCCATGGCCGACCCGCTGGCGGTCACACACCTCGGCGGGCTCGAGTGGGCGCTGCTGGCTTTCCTCACCGCCAACACCCTGATCGCCTACGGCGCCTTCAGCAAGGCCCTGGTCCATTGGGAGGCATCCAGCGTCAGCGCCACCCTGTCACTGGTGCCGGTTATTACCCTGCTATTGAGCACATTGATCAGCGCCACCTGGCCGGACTACATCGCTGTAGAGCCCCTCAACTGGATCAGTTGGACCGGCGCCGGCGCCGTGGTGGCGGGCTCCGCCCTCGCCGCCATCAGCGGCCCCAGGCGTCGTCCGGGCCCTGCGCCGGACGCCAAAGAAAACCTCCTAACTAACTGA